CGCACTTGCGACTCATTACGATGAAAATGTGAAGACGACTGCGATTTCCAAGGCGAAGGCAAAACTCGCATCCTTCCAAATTCAGCAAAACGGTCGCACTTTGCAAATTCAACTTTCCAAAAACGCCAATGCGCAAGTTCGCCTTGTTGATTTGCAAGGAAAAGTGCTAATGCAAAAAACTATCGATTCTTCGGCGCAATTGGATTTGACAAATTTCAACGCTGGCATTTATTTTGTTCAAGTGCCAGGCTTCGGCAATCGAAAAATTGCTATTCGATAAATTGCGATGAAAATTTCTGTGAGCGACTCTTGAAAGAGTCGCTTTTTTGTAAAATAAAATTTATAACACACTATTTGCACGGTAAAAGTTTTCGTCCAAAATAATTTGAAAATTTTCTAGATTTTATGTAAAAAAGGATGATTGTATGATTGGGAAATTTCAAACAACTCTCGCGATTGGCGCTTTACTTTGGGCAAATTCTGTTTTCGCTTATCCGAAAAATCCTGCGTTAAAAACGATTGATAACGATGGCTTCGCTTTAACGATTCAAAATTTTGGCGATGAACATTATTCTTTTACGCAGACTTTAGATGGTTTTCTTGTCATTCAAAAAGAAGGCGTTTATTATTACGCAGACGAAAATGGCGAAGCGTCTTCAATGAAAGCGAAAAATTTCAATTTGCAAAACGAACAAGAGAAAGCTTATTTAAAATCCGTTGACGAAAAAAAAGTCAAAGAATCTCACGCCAAAAAGAATGGGCGAAAATTCCAAGCCGAGAAAAAAGAACGCGCTTCTTGGATTCCAAGCGTTTCGGATAAACCGAAATTGAGACTTCCCAATCCCGCGGGACATTCTTACGGAACAAATCGATTCCCCGTTATTTTGGTCGAAACGAACGATACAAAAAATTGCGATTCTCTTGAATTTTATAATCAAGTGAATCAAAACGGTTATAGTAAAAACGGCCACATCGGTTCGGTCAAAGATTATTTTACTGCGCAATCAAACGGATTATTTGTTCCCTCTTACGATATTTATTTAGTCAAAGTTGATAAAAATATTTCGAGTTACAAAGAGAACGAACAATATTTAGTCAAAGAATCTTTAGAAAAATTGCGTGCAAAATATCCTCAATTTAATGCGCAAAATTATGACGCCGATAACGATGGATTCGTCGATGCGGTTGCAATTATGTATGCTGGAACAGAAGCTGCTGCAAATAACGTCGGCGGTTTTGCATACAACTTAAAATACAACGCAGTCGGTCAACAAGATGCAGGGAACGGAAAAAAATTTGACGCTTATTTTATTTTAGCGCAAATGATTTCCAATACAACTCTTGCGCCCATCGCACAATTCATTCATGAATTTAGCCACACAATGGGGCTCCAAGATCATTACTGCGTCTACGGCAGCGAATGCTATCAAGATTTCACGAATACAGAATATCAATTTCCAAGCGTTCACGGTTGGGATGTGATGGCGACGGGAATGTATAATGGACCAAGCAACGGCGCAACTCCTGTGGGCTACAGCGCTTTTGAAAAACAGTTTATGCATTGGATTGAATATGAAACTTTGACTACGACAAATGATGTAACGATTATGAATCCACTCAATTCGTCAAATCAATCTTATAAAATTCCTGTGGCTGGAAATAACGATGAATGGTTTGTCTTGGAAAACCGCCAAACGACAGATTGGGATAAATACTTACCGAATTCGGGGCTTTTAATTTGGCATATCGATTACGATCAAGCGATTTGGGACAGCGACGCATTAAATGATGATAAAACGCATCAGAGAATTGACGTTGTTGAAGCCGGAAACATTAAAGTGAATTCCTATTACGATGGATTTTACAGCGGATATGGCGGCGAAAATTTAGCGGACGATGTATTCCCGGGCTCACAAAATGTCACTTCCTTCGATGGCTTTTATTCGTGGAATGGAATTCATCAAGGAGTTAGTTTATACAACATCACCGAAGCCAATCAAAAAATTTGCTTTACTACAAAATCCGGTATTGCTGTCAACAATTGCGAAGTTCAATCCAGTTCGAGTTTTGAAATTTCAAGTTCTTCCGAAAATCCGTTCATCGAATCTTCGAGTTCTTACGAACCGATTCCATTCAGTTCAAGTTCCGAAGAACCTTGGTTTGTTTTCAGTTCATCGAGTTCTGAAACGGAAACTTCACTCCAAGACTTACAGAAAATTTTGAATCGAATTGACGTTATCGAAAATACTTTATCAATTGAAACTTCGATTGCAGGCACAAAACAAATTTCCCTTTTCGATGTTACCGGCCACACGATTTTACAAAAATCATTTCATACAAATTCATTTGAATTGGATTTGCAAAAAATCAACGGAAAAGTTTTGATTGTAAAACTTTCCCAAGGAAAAAAGATTTTACAAGCCAAGAAAATTTCCATTCGATAAAATTTTTCGTTTGTATATTTTCGCATTCAACACAAAAGCGACCTTTTGCAGGTCGCCTTTTTTTTGGATGAAATGTTATAGAGCTAACTTAATTTGCAGCTCATCCTTTTTCTGTTCCATTTCAAATTGTGAAAAAATATCCACTTTTGAATTCGGAACTTCTAAACCCCAATTATCCCACCCTGTATAATTATTTCTCGCAAATAATTCAATTTTTGACTGTTCCGGAAACATTTGCGTAATGCCTGCAATAACCTCTAAAGGTTTTTGACTATGTTCTTTTCTAGGAACAGTAATCATTTGCCGCACATTTCTTGCTCCTCGCGGTTGAGGAAACCTCCCATGTTTAAAAGCCAACACAAATTCAGTTTGAGATAAAGTGTACCTTCCTGGATTATGAACCATCTTATCCCACACAAAAGCTACTGTTTTATATTCAAATCCCCACGCTTCGGCCAATTCAATAGAATTTGCCATCTGAGGACCTGTAGTCCACATAAATAAAATGCAATCATCTGCCGTAATATTTTGAACCTTTAATTCTTTTAACTGGTTTAATTTTACCGTTGGATATTTAAAACTCGCTGAGCTAAGAAAAATTTCTTTTTCAAAGCCTATGTTTTCATTTTTAATAACAGATTTATCATATTGCATTTTACCACCATAATCCCATGGAGGATCTGCATAAATAATCTGATATTTTTTATTCGGCAAATCAGGATATACTCCCGCCAAAGGATTTATTTTTGTTCTTTCTTTAGCTTGTTTATTGTATAATGAATATGCTGTAATTTGCTCTGTATTACTCATCACTCAAATCCTTTAATCTGTTTTTCTTAAAGATACATTTATTTCTAAGACAATTCAAGCAAAATGTTACTCATATACCGTGGACTTTAGTTTTTTTTTGATTATATAATTTAATAAATTCTAGGAATTTTTTATGATAAAAAGTAAATTCGGAGCTAAATTAAAAAGTCTTAGACAACAAAGAGGCATTAGTCAAGAACAATTTGCTCTTTCTATTGATATGGATCGAACTTATTACGCCTCTGTAGAAAATGGAAAACATAACATTTCTCTCATCAACATTGAAAAAATTGCAAGTGGTCTTAATATCTCTTTAAAAGAACTTTTTGACGGAGTATAAAAATGGGAACTTTGGAATTAAGAGAACGAAATAACTGGCAAACAAATAGTGGTCCCAAAGGTTTAGCAGGAGCTGCTGAACATAAATTATTTCAAGCCTTTAAAAAGGCTTTTAAAAATACAGATTATGAAATTACAGAACATCCCAAAGAACTCAAGCATCTGTATGATTCTTTTGAACTTTCAAAAGAAGTTTTAGAACAAATTTTTACTCCTTCTGACGAAGCAATGCAAAAAGCCAAGCGGTTAGGTTGGGGAGTTTCTCCTGATTTTGCAATCAAGAATAAAAAAACAGGGAAAATTTTGTTTGGAGAAATTAAAAGACAAGATGGCTGGGTTGAGGGTAAAGAGCCTTCTGCAGGGCGTGGAAACGCTCACGAACGGATGTGTAAATTATTTAGTCCTGGACTCATTAAAGCTTATCGCGAACACAGCGGTATCAACGATTTAGAAATTTTACCTTTTTGGATTGTTTTAGAAGGCGACATTACTAGAGATCCAAAACGTAATCGAGAAATTGCATTTTGGTTTGATTCTTATACAAAAAATTTCTTTATGTGGCGCCCAAATATGACCGATAAAGATTTGATTCACTTTTTTTATCAAAACCTAAAACCTTATCTAGATTAAACAAAAGCGACCTTTTGCAGGTCGCCTTTTTTTTGAATGAAAAAAAATTTAAGTTTTCGCTTCGGCGGTTTTCATTTCGCGTTCCATGCGAAGGCGTACAATCATTTCGTTATACAAATCTTGTAAGCAATCTTCAATCGTAATCATCGGCTTCCAACCGAGATCCATAATTTTTGAGGGATCGCCGACTAAGAGAGGAATGTCCAAGGAACGTTCTTTTGCCGGGTCAAAGCAAAAGTCCACATCGATGTCTGCGATGTCCACGAGAGTTTCGGTGAGTTCGCGGACAGTATAAGATTTGCCGGAACAGATATTATACACTTCGCCAGGATTTCCCGCTTGCAAAACTTGGATAAGTCCGCGCGCCACATCGCGCACATCCAACACATCACGGCTGACATCTAAACTGCCCGAATAAATAATCGGTTCTGCGCCATATTTTTTAATGCGGACAACTTGACTTGCAATTGAAGGAATTGAAAAGCGACGGCTGTGATGCGGGCCTGTAAAATAGAACGGGCGAATCGTCACAATGTGCATTCCGTAAGCATTCGTAAATTGATTGCCCAAAAGTTCCATGCACGCTTTCGAAGTTGCATACGGCGTCAGCGGATTCGGTCGATCGGTTTCTTTGTGAAGAGTGGTGAGAAGAGTGCCCGAAGTGCGGCCATATACTTCGCTTGAACTGAGCAGCAAAATTTTTGCTTCGGGAACAACTTGTCTTGCGGCTTCAAGTAAATTCTGCGTGCCGAGTAAATTTGTACTCAATGTTTCGTAAGGCTTTTTATACGAAAGTTCCACGCTGGATTGACTCGCCAAATGATAAATCGCCCGCGGATTGATTTCTTTCATCACTGCGAGAACATCTTTAAAATTCAGCAAATCGCCGGTGCGGTAATTGACATCCGAAACTTTCTGCCACGGCTGCGGTTGTTCATCGCTGAAGCTGTATAATTTTTCACCATTGCGCGTCACCGACGACAAAATGTGAAAGCCCAACGCTCCTGTTCCACCCGTCACTAAAATACTCATGCAGTCACCTCCGGAAGTACCGCTTTCCAAGCTTCTTTGACAAGAGATTCTTCGACATTCGCCACTTTTTTGACTTCGCCAATTTTCGTCGGAAGAATGTAAACGCGTTTGTTCTTTTCCACTTTTTTGTCAACGCCCATCGCATCCCAAGCTGCATCCGGCTGCACACCGTCCACCGTTTTCGGAAAACCGTAAGCGTCGAGAAGCGCCGTTTGACGATTTTCAATTTCGGGCGAAATCATTCCCAAATTTCGCGCAAGTCTTGCGGCAACGCGCATTCCTAAACTTACGCCAATACCATGCGAAAATTCATAATGATGCAAATTTTCAATGGCGTGTCCAAAGGTGTGACCGTAATTGAGAATGGCGCGCAGTCCTTGTTCCTTTTCGTCAATGCCGACCACTTCTGCTTTGATTTCGCAGCTGCGACGGATAATGTGCGCAAGCGCTTCGGAATCGCGGGCGAGAATTTTTTGCACATTCTGTTCCAAAAATGCAAAGAATTTTTCGTCGTAAATAACGCCGTACTTGACGACTTCGGCAAGGCCCGCTAAATATTCGGAATCGGGAAGAGTCGCGAGAACATCCAAATCGCAGACGACGGCTTTCGGCTGATAAAATGCGCCGATCATATTTTTGCCTTCGCTGTGATTGACTGCGACTTTTCCGCCGACAGAACTATCAACCATCGAAAGAAGAGTTGTCGGAATCTGCACAAAATCAATGCCGCGTTGATATGTCGCCGCTGCAAAGCCCGCCATATCGCCGACGACGCCGCCAGAAAGTTGCAGCAAACAAGATTTGCGACTGTAACGACGGCGCAGCATAAATGTGTAAAGCTGATTTAAACTCGAGAGATTCTTGTAAATTTCTCCGGCGCGAAATTTAAACGCAGGACAATTTCCCGCTTCGTGGCGGAGCATTCCCAAATTCCGCGACTGCGCTTTGGCAATCGTCGTATCGGTACAAACGAGGAACGAATCTTTTGGCGCAAGACGCAGTCCCGCAAGCATTGAAGAAATCTGCGGAATCAATTTATGCCCGATAAAAATCGGATAATGCGAGCCGCCCGAAGGTTCGACGTAAACCGCCCGCGAATCCCAAAATTTTAATCCACGGAGAACCGCAGAAATTACAATGTCTTCGGAATCGTTTGTGCTTTCAACGCTAAAGTCTGCGAGCGCATAACGTTCTTCGCGTTCAGCGAGCATCGTTTTTACTTTTTCTAAACGCTCTTCGGGAGAAAGCCCCGACATGAGTGGCCGCGTATCTTTTCTGCCAATTCGTTCGGAAAGAACTTCGGGACTTGCCCACAGCCGCACAATGATTCCCGTTTTTCGAATCAGCGAAACGACTGCAGCCTGCGTTAAAGTGCCGCCGCCGAGAGCGACGACTTTCGGCGAAGAATCCGCGGCAATTTCTTGAATCGTTTCCAATTCCATTTTGCGAAAAGCGGCTTCGCCTTGTTCTTCAAAAATTTCCGAAATACTTTTGCCTTGACGTTCGACGATAAGCGCATCCGTATCGATGAAAGTTGCATGCAACCGTTCCGCAATGCTTCTTCCGATGCGACTTTTTCCGCTCGCCATAAAACCGGTGAAATAAATTGTCTTCTTTAACGCAAACATTTTTCGTCCTCCGACAAGCCCACGGCTAATTTCATTACATCCACGTCGGCAGTTTTACCGGGGAACCAATATTCAAAACTTTTTGCTCCTTGATAAACGAGCATCGCGCTGCCACCGATAACTTTGCAGCCCGCCGCTTTTGCTTCACGAAGAAGTCGCGTTTCTTTCGGGTTGTAAACGATGTCGCACACCGCAAAATTTGAAGAAAGCATCGCCATCGGAAGAGGTGTCGCATCGACATTCGGATACATTCCAACACTCGTCGCATTCAACACCAAATCCAAGTTTTTGCGAATCGCAGCAAATTCCGAAAAGAGAAGATGCCCGACAGATTTTTTCTCGGGAAATGCTTTAGAAAGCGCATCGGCAAGTACTGCGCCCCGCTCTGCATTTCGCGAAACGATTGTCAATTCTTCGGCGCCTTCGGCAAGCATCGCAAAAGCAATCGCTTTCGCTGCCCCACCGTTTCCTAAAATCGCCACCCGAGAACCCGGAATGCGAACACCGTGTTCTTCTAAATCGCGAAGCGCTCCATACGGATCCGTTGTCGTTCCGAGCAATTTACCGCCGACGATTCCATTTTCCCAATAGAGAGTGTTCACGCTGCCGGTAAACCGCGAAATTTCCGAAACGCCGTCTAAAAATGCGCCCACTTTTTCCTTAAAAGGAATGGTGACGTTAGCGCCCAAAAATTTCATTGCACGAAATCCCGCGATAGCCGTTCCTAAATCCGAGGGCTCGGGAGAAAGCGGCACATACGCCGCAGAAATGCCCAGCTTTTCAAAAACCGCGTTATGCATGCAAGGCGACTTGCTATGTCCAACCGGATTTCCGAAGATGGCGAGCAGTTGAGTACATCCATCAATATTTTTCACATAATAAATATAATCTAGTTTTTGACTTTTCGCTTTTTGTTTTCTTGAACGTTTGCCGTTTCTGTTTTTGATTGAAACAAAATAGTCAACATTTGACTTCTAATCGCTTTAATTTTTCTCGGAATTCATCTTGCGCAGAAAGACAAGTGTCCCGCAAGAATCCGTTAATTTTTCCCCAATTTTCAAGTCCTCGATAATAGAAATAGCGCAAATTCTCGGTGATAATAAAAGGAATTATCCCACTTTGCAGACATTGCCAAAATAGAAGCAAGCGCCCAACTCGCCCATTTCCGTCTTGAAATGGATGAATACGTTCAAACTCTACATGAAATTGCAAAATATCATCAATCGAAACTTTTTTTAAAGAATGATACGCCTTGAGTAATTTTTGCACCCGAGAATGCACTTCTTTCGGTAGAGCAGTCCTTTCTCCGCCAACTTCATTCGGCAATTTTTTATACTCCCCAACCGCAAACCATTCTTTTTGACTATCCGAAGTATTCGATTTTAAAATTCGATGCAGTTCTTTAACATGCATTTCTGTCAATTTTTCTGTCGCATGATCAATCACATAATCCACGCAACGAAAATGATTTAATGTTTCTAAAATATCGTCCACTCGAACGCATTCGGTAGCTCCAAGCGTATGCGTTTCAAAAATAAAGCGCGTTTGTTCTTCGGTCAGTTGACTGCCTTCAAGATGATTTGAATTATAAGTCAATTCAATTTGAATCCGATGATAAATTCCTCCTTTAAAATG
This is a stretch of genomic DNA from Hallerella porci. It encodes these proteins:
- a CDS encoding M6 family metalloprotease domain-containing protein — its product is MIGKFQTTLAIGALLWANSVFAYPKNPALKTIDNDGFALTIQNFGDEHYSFTQTLDGFLVIQKEGVYYYADENGEASSMKAKNFNLQNEQEKAYLKSVDEKKVKESHAKKNGRKFQAEKKERASWIPSVSDKPKLRLPNPAGHSYGTNRFPVILVETNDTKNCDSLEFYNQVNQNGYSKNGHIGSVKDYFTAQSNGLFVPSYDIYLVKVDKNISSYKENEQYLVKESLEKLRAKYPQFNAQNYDADNDGFVDAVAIMYAGTEAAANNVGGFAYNLKYNAVGQQDAGNGKKFDAYFILAQMISNTTLAPIAQFIHEFSHTMGLQDHYCVYGSECYQDFTNTEYQFPSVHGWDVMATGMYNGPSNGATPVGYSAFEKQFMHWIEYETLTTTNDVTIMNPLNSSNQSYKIPVAGNNDEWFVLENRQTTDWDKYLPNSGLLIWHIDYDQAIWDSDALNDDKTHQRIDVVEAGNIKVNSYYDGFYSGYGGENLADDVFPGSQNVTSFDGFYSWNGIHQGVSLYNITEANQKICFTTKSGIAVNNCEVQSSSSFEISSSSENPFIESSSSYEPIPFSSSSEEPWFVFSSSSSETETSLQDLQKILNRIDVIENTLSIETSIAGTKQISLFDVTGHTILQKSFHTNSFELDLQKINGKVLIVKLSQGKKILQAKKISIR
- a CDS encoding MT-A70 family methyltransferase, which codes for MSNTEQITAYSLYNKQAKERTKINPLAGVYPDLPNKKYQIIYADPPWDYGGKMQYDKSVIKNENIGFEKEIFLSSASFKYPTVKLNQLKELKVQNITADDCILFMWTTGPQMANSIELAEAWGFEYKTVAFVWDKMVHNPGRYTLSQTEFVLAFKHGRFPQPRGARNVRQMITVPRKEHSQKPLEVIAGITQMFPEQSKIELFARNNYTGWDNWGLEVPNSKVDIFSQFEMEQKKDELQIKLAL
- a CDS encoding helix-turn-helix domain-containing protein, with amino-acid sequence MIKSKFGAKLKSLRQQRGISQEQFALSIDMDRTYYASVENGKHNISLINIEKIASGLNISLKELFDGV
- a CDS encoding MunI family type II restriction endonuclease, encoding MGTLELRERNNWQTNSGPKGLAGAAEHKLFQAFKKAFKNTDYEITEHPKELKHLYDSFELSKEVLEQIFTPSDEAMQKAKRLGWGVSPDFAIKNKKTGKILFGEIKRQDGWVEGKEPSAGRGNAHERMCKLFSPGLIKAYREHSGINDLEILPFWIVLEGDITRDPKRNREIAFWFDSYTKNFFMWRPNMTDKDLIHFFYQNLKPYLD
- a CDS encoding GDP-mannose 4,6-dehydratase, which codes for MSILVTGGTGALGFHILSSVTRNGEKLYSFSDEQPQPWQKVSDVNYRTGDLLNFKDVLAVMKEINPRAIYHLASQSSVELSYKKPYETLSTNLLGTQNLLEAARQVVPEAKILLLSSSEVYGRTSGTLLTTLHKETDRPNPLTPYATSKACMELLGNQFTNAYGMHIVTIRPFYFTGPHHSRRFSIPSIASQVVRIKKYGAEPIIYSGSLDVSRDVLDVRDVARGLIQVLQAGNPGEVYNICSGKSYTVRELTETLVDIADIDVDFCFDPAKERSLDIPLLVGDPSKIMDLGWKPMITIEDCLQDLYNEMIVRLRMEREMKTAEAKT
- the aroB gene encoding 3-dehydroquinate synthase encodes the protein MFALKKTIYFTGFMASGKSRIGRSIAERLHATFIDTDALIVERQGKSISEIFEEQGEAAFRKMELETIQEIAADSSPKVVALGGGTLTQAAVVSLIRKTGIIVRLWASPEVLSERIGRKDTRPLMSGLSPEERLEKVKTMLAEREERYALADFSVESTNDSEDIVISAVLRGLKFWDSRAVYVEPSGGSHYPIFIGHKLIPQISSMLAGLRLAPKDSFLVCTDTTIAKAQSRNLGMLRHEAGNCPAFKFRAGEIYKNLSSLNQLYTFMLRRRYSRKSCLLQLSGGVVGDMAGFAAATYQRGIDFVQIPTTLLSMVDSSVGGKVAVNHSEGKNMIGAFYQPKAVVCDLDVLATLPDSEYLAGLAEVVKYGVIYDEKFFAFLEQNVQKILARDSEALAHIIRRSCEIKAEVVGIDEKEQGLRAILNYGHTFGHAIENLHHYEFSHGIGVSLGMRVAARLARNLGMISPEIENRQTALLDAYGFPKTVDGVQPDAAWDAMGVDKKVEKNKRVYILPTKIGEVKKVANVEESLVKEAWKAVLPEVTA
- the aroE gene encoding shikimate dehydrogenase, with the protein product MKNIDGCTQLLAIFGNPVGHSKSPCMHNAVFEKLGISAAYVPLSPEPSDLGTAIAGFRAMKFLGANVTIPFKEKVGAFLDGVSEISRFTGSVNTLYWENGIVGGKLLGTTTDPYGALRDLEEHGVRIPGSRVAILGNGGAAKAIAFAMLAEGAEELTIVSRNAERGAVLADALSKAFPEKKSVGHLLFSEFAAIRKNLDLVLNATSVGMYPNVDATPLPMAMLSSNFAVCDIVYNPKETRLLREAKAAGCKVIGGSAMLVYQGAKSFEYWFPGKTADVDVMKLAVGLSEDEKCLR
- a CDS encoding Fic family protein, whose amino-acid sequence is MNYLSVSQFAEKYGLSERSVRYQCKTGKIVGAFRTGKMWNIPLGAEILSKKMKEFPLLKRLRMEKSAHFKGGIYHRIQIELTYNSNHLEGSQLTEEQTRFIFETHTLGATECVRVDDILETLNHFRCVDYVIDHATEKLTEMHVKELHRILKSNTSDSQKEWFAVGEYKKLPNEVGGERTALPKEVHSRVQKLLKAYHSLKKVSIDDILQFHVEFERIHPFQDGNGRVGRLLLFWQCLQSGIIPFIITENLRYFYYRGLENWGKINGFLRDTCLSAQDEFREKLKRLEVKC